The following are encoded together in the Streptomyces sp. NBC_00341 genome:
- a CDS encoding amidohydrolase family protein, translating to MLITDVRPWGGEPCDIEIKDGVIAAITPHDPARTVTGDTVAGRGRLALPSFSDVHCHLDSTRIGLPFRPHTGKPGVWGMTMNDRAHWREDEWTVAQRATYTLGRMIERGTTRVRSYAQIDADCGLERFEGVLAAKEAHAGRCEVEIMAFPQAGLFKEKGVPELMDQALASGAAVVGGIDPCTLDRDPVRHLDVVFGLAERHQAPIDIHLHEPGALGVFSVDLILERVRALGMAGQVTLSHAYELGTVDEATTRRLTEEFAELDIAMATIAPAQQQHALPLAGLTAAGVRVGLGEDGQRDFWSPYGNGDMLDRTWQLAFTNRYRADELIEHCVAVATRGGHSILQGGPERLTSVADRPGVAVGDPADLLLVEGETVASAVMDRSDDRTVLHAGRVVADGLELVG from the coding sequence ATGCTGATCACAGACGTCCGTCCCTGGGGCGGCGAGCCCTGCGACATCGAGATCAAGGACGGCGTGATAGCGGCGATCACCCCGCACGACCCCGCCCGGACCGTCACGGGCGACACCGTGGCCGGCCGGGGGCGGCTCGCGCTGCCCTCGTTCTCAGACGTCCACTGCCACCTCGACTCCACCCGCATCGGGCTGCCCTTCCGCCCCCACACGGGCAAGCCCGGCGTCTGGGGCATGACGATGAACGACCGCGCGCACTGGCGCGAGGACGAGTGGACCGTCGCCCAGCGGGCCACCTACACCCTGGGCCGCATGATCGAGCGCGGCACGACCCGGGTGCGCAGCTACGCGCAGATCGACGCGGACTGCGGACTGGAGCGCTTCGAGGGAGTCCTCGCGGCCAAGGAGGCGCACGCCGGCCGGTGCGAGGTCGAGATCATGGCCTTCCCGCAGGCCGGCCTCTTCAAGGAGAAGGGCGTGCCGGAGCTGATGGACCAGGCACTGGCCTCCGGCGCGGCCGTGGTCGGCGGCATCGACCCGTGCACCCTGGACCGCGACCCCGTCCGCCACCTCGACGTCGTCTTCGGTCTGGCCGAGCGCCACCAGGCGCCGATCGACATCCACCTGCACGAGCCCGGCGCACTCGGCGTGTTCAGCGTCGACCTCATCCTGGAGCGGGTGCGCGCCCTCGGCATGGCCGGGCAGGTCACGCTCTCGCACGCCTACGAACTCGGCACCGTGGACGAGGCGACGACGCGGCGCCTCACCGAGGAGTTCGCGGAGCTGGACATCGCGATGGCGACCATCGCCCCGGCCCAGCAGCAGCACGCCCTTCCGCTGGCCGGGCTCACCGCCGCCGGAGTGCGGGTCGGCCTGGGCGAGGACGGCCAGCGCGACTTCTGGTCCCCGTACGGCAACGGCGACATGCTGGACCGCACCTGGCAGCTCGCCTTCACCAACCGCTACCGGGCCGACGAGCTGATCGAGCACTGCGTGGCCGTCGCCACCCGGGGTGGCCACTCGATCCTCCAGGGCGGTCCGGAGCGACTGACGTCCGTCGCGGACCGGCCGGGCGTCGCCGTGGGTGACCCCGCCGATCTGCTGCTGGTCGAGGGCGAGACCGTCGCCTCCGCCGTGATGGACCGCAGCGACGACCGCACGGTCCTGCACGCGGGCCGCGTCGTCGCCGACGGCCTGGAGCTCGTCGGCTGA
- a CDS encoding ABC transporter ATP-binding protein, with amino-acid sequence MSASLVPPARTPGSSTPGSGTPVLAVHDLKRHFDGSGGSVKAVDGVSLTIMPGEVVGLVGESGSGKSTVGRCVVRLDRPTGGSVEINGRDITALSPRELRPLRKDFHLVFQDPSSSLNPRMTIRQIIAEPLRLHGLANRAEASRRVDELLAQVGLRPEIADRNPHELSGGQRQRVSIARALSVAPDLLVADEPTSALDVSVQASVLNLLADLQRDRGFGCLFITHDLAAVEYLADRIAVMYLGRIVEQAPAAELFASPKHPYTQALLSAAPVPDPAEQRGRSRIVLGGDLPSPLDPPPGCHFHTRCPLATARCRTEAPELRTLPGTADSPAPRQVACHLVADDGTVPDAAKPAA; translated from the coding sequence ATGAGCGCCAGCCTCGTCCCACCCGCCCGCACCCCGGGCTCCAGCACTCCGGGCTCCGGCACTCCGGTACTGGCCGTGCACGATCTGAAGCGGCACTTCGACGGGTCCGGCGGCTCCGTGAAGGCGGTGGACGGGGTGTCGTTGACGATCATGCCCGGCGAGGTCGTGGGCCTCGTCGGGGAGTCGGGCAGCGGCAAGTCGACGGTGGGGCGGTGCGTGGTGCGCCTGGACCGGCCGACCGGTGGCAGTGTGGAGATCAACGGCAGAGACATCACCGCGCTCTCGCCGCGTGAACTGCGGCCGCTGCGCAAGGATTTCCATCTGGTGTTCCAGGACCCGTCGTCCTCCCTGAACCCCAGGATGACGATACGTCAGATCATCGCGGAGCCGCTGCGGCTGCACGGTCTGGCGAACCGCGCCGAGGCCTCGCGCCGGGTGGACGAGCTCCTCGCGCAGGTGGGTCTGCGGCCCGAGATCGCGGACCGCAATCCCCATGAGCTGTCCGGTGGCCAGCGCCAGCGGGTGTCGATCGCCCGTGCGCTGTCGGTCGCCCCCGACCTGCTGGTGGCCGACGAGCCGACCTCCGCGCTCGACGTGTCCGTGCAGGCGTCCGTCCTCAACCTCCTCGCGGACCTCCAGCGCGACCGGGGCTTCGGCTGCCTGTTCATCACCCACGACCTCGCGGCCGTGGAGTACCTGGCGGACCGCATCGCGGTGATGTACCTGGGCCGGATCGTCGAACAGGCCCCGGCCGCCGAGCTGTTCGCCTCGCCGAAGCACCCGTACACGCAGGCGCTGCTCTCCGCGGCGCCGGTGCCCGACCCGGCCGAGCAGCGTGGCCGCAGCCGGATCGTGCTCGGCGGCGACCTCCCGAGCCCGCTGGACCCGCCGCCCGGCTGCCACTTCCACACGCGGTGCCCGCTGGCCACCGCGCGATGCCGTACGGAGGCACCCGAGCTGCGCACACTGCCGGGAACGGCGGACTCTCCGGCCCCTCGTCAGGTGGCGTGCCACCTGGTCGCGGACGACGGCACCGTGCCGGACGCCGCGAAGCCGGCCGCGTAG
- a CDS encoding ABC transporter ATP-binding protein, whose translation MTEVETSTATAAARSAEPVLRVRDLTVSFHGAERTVHAVDGVSYELAPGEVLAVVGESGCGKSVTSMAVMGLLPPTARIGGSITLDGQELVGAPEKRLRSLRGRRLSMIFQEPMTSLNPVLTIGRQITEVLRRHQGLGRSEARERAVELLGIVGIPAPHKRVDEYPHQLSGGMRQRVMIAIAVACDPAVLIADEPTTALDVTVQAGILDVLRSLRDRLGTAIVLITHDLGVVADTADRVLVMYAGRPVEQASVDELFASPQHPYTRGLLGAVLRPGSRGANGRDRLNEIPGLVPDLREQPAGCSFAPRCAFAEADCLTDRPPLSRSAGTHLIACHHPAGAAGSAPSRPAASKGTDR comes from the coding sequence GTGACCGAAGTCGAAACGTCCACCGCGACCGCCGCCGCGCGCAGCGCGGAGCCGGTCCTGCGGGTCCGCGATCTCACGGTCTCCTTCCACGGCGCGGAGCGCACCGTGCACGCCGTGGACGGTGTCTCCTACGAACTGGCGCCCGGCGAGGTGCTGGCCGTGGTCGGCGAGTCCGGCTGCGGCAAGTCCGTCACCTCCATGGCCGTGATGGGGCTGCTCCCGCCGACCGCCCGGATCGGCGGGTCCATCACGCTGGACGGCCAGGAGCTGGTCGGCGCGCCGGAGAAGAGGCTGCGCTCGCTGCGCGGCCGCCGGCTTTCGATGATCTTCCAGGAGCCGATGACCTCGCTCAACCCGGTGCTCACCATCGGCCGGCAGATCACCGAGGTGCTCCGCCGCCACCAGGGGCTCGGCCGGAGCGAGGCCAGGGAGCGGGCCGTCGAACTGCTCGGCATCGTCGGCATCCCCGCCCCGCATAAGCGGGTCGACGAGTACCCGCACCAGCTGTCCGGCGGGATGCGGCAGCGCGTGATGATCGCGATCGCCGTCGCGTGCGACCCCGCGGTCCTGATCGCCGACGAGCCGACGACCGCCCTCGACGTGACCGTGCAGGCGGGCATCCTCGATGTGCTCCGCTCGCTCCGGGACCGGCTCGGTACCGCGATCGTGCTGATCACGCACGACCTCGGGGTCGTCGCGGACACCGCCGACCGGGTCCTGGTGATGTACGCGGGCCGCCCGGTCGAACAGGCCTCGGTGGACGAGCTGTTCGCCTCTCCGCAGCACCCCTACACCCGGGGCCTGCTCGGGGCCGTACTGCGTCCCGGCAGCCGGGGTGCGAACGGCAGGGACCGGCTCAACGAGATCCCCGGCCTGGTGCCCGATCTGCGCGAGCAGCCCGCGGGGTGCAGCTTCGCCCCGCGCTGCGCCTTCGCGGAGGCGGACTGCCTGACGGACCGCCCGCCGCTGAGCCGGTCCGCCGGCACTCATCTGATCGCCTGTCACCACCCGGCCGGTGCGGCCGGGTCCGCCCCGTCACGACCCGCCGCGAGCAAGGGAACCGACCGATGA
- a CDS encoding ABC transporter permease: MTLSPSTAAAPAPAATAPPASRPPTRAARLATSLRRLRRNRLALVGAVLSAVFVLVALIAPLIAPYDPALPDFDAALREPSWSHWLGTDDLGRDQLSRVLVGVTASMQVGVLAVLLAFVVAVPLGLVAGYYGKFADTAVSRLTDTMLAFPFLVLAVGLAAVMGPSLENATIAIGISQIPGIVRVTRAETLRLKHLDYVGAATANGGGDGVILFRHILPNATSTLIVQATVGIPSAIIGEAVLSFLGLGVQPPSPSLGVMLSSAQPFIADAPWMAVFPGLVIVLATLAFNLLGDGVRDILDPRGGSR, encoded by the coding sequence ATGACCCTCTCCCCGTCGACGGCGGCGGCGCCCGCGCCGGCCGCCACGGCACCTCCCGCGTCCCGGCCGCCCACCCGTGCGGCGCGCCTCGCCACCTCGCTGCGCCGGCTGCGGCGCAACCGGCTGGCGCTCGTGGGCGCGGTGCTCTCCGCGGTGTTCGTCCTCGTCGCCCTGATCGCCCCGCTCATCGCCCCGTACGACCCGGCGCTGCCGGACTTCGACGCGGCGCTGCGGGAGCCCAGCTGGTCGCACTGGCTGGGCACCGACGACCTGGGCCGCGACCAGCTGTCCCGGGTGCTCGTCGGTGTCACCGCGTCCATGCAGGTCGGAGTGCTGGCCGTGCTGCTGGCCTTCGTCGTCGCCGTCCCGCTCGGGCTGGTGGCCGGCTACTACGGGAAGTTCGCCGACACGGCGGTCTCCCGGCTGACCGACACCATGCTGGCGTTCCCGTTCCTGGTACTGGCCGTGGGACTCGCCGCGGTGATGGGCCCGTCCCTGGAGAACGCGACCATCGCGATCGGCATCTCGCAGATCCCGGGCATCGTGCGCGTCACCCGTGCGGAGACCCTGCGGCTCAAGCACCTGGACTACGTCGGTGCCGCGACGGCCAACGGCGGCGGCGACGGCGTGATCCTGTTCCGCCACATCCTGCCGAACGCCACCTCGACCCTCATCGTGCAGGCCACCGTGGGCATCCCGTCCGCGATCATCGGCGAGGCGGTGCTCAGCTTCCTCGGTCTCGGGGTGCAGCCGCCCTCGCCCTCGCTCGGCGTGATGCTCTCCAGCGCCCAGCCGTTCATCGCGGACGCCCCCTGGATGGCGGTCTTCCCCGGTCTCGTCATCGTGCTCGCCACTCTGGCGTTCAACCTGCTCGGTGACGGCGTGCGCGACATCCTCGACCCCCGCGGAGGTTCCCGGTGA
- a CDS encoding ABC transporter permease: MTTLRRLLTSYVSRRIGQSLVTMVLVSITVFLGVRAMPGDTAQALAGEQTSPEVLAAIRSEYGLDDNIAVQYWRYVSNAATGDFGTSARTGLPVLDSITQALPITLELAALSLLMAVVVGIGAGVMAAVRRGKPEEWLANGIALLGMSIPAFWLGIVLVLVFAIAMPVFAASGFVPFSTDPLENLRRLVLPAIVLGSGLAAVVMRQTRAAMIDAMSSDYVRTARAKGLSPAAVIGRHGLRNSLVTVITVLGLQLGHLISGAVVTEQVFVLPGFGKLTIDAVFTRDYAMVQGVVLFTSAAYILINLLVDFLYSVVDPRIRLGGSR, translated from the coding sequence GTGACCACCCTCCGCAGACTGCTCACGTCGTACGTGAGCCGCCGTATCGGCCAGTCGCTGGTGACGATGGTGCTGGTCAGCATCACCGTGTTCCTCGGGGTCCGCGCGATGCCCGGCGACACCGCTCAGGCGCTCGCCGGTGAGCAGACCTCCCCGGAGGTGCTGGCCGCGATCCGCTCCGAGTACGGGCTCGACGACAACATCGCCGTCCAGTACTGGCGTTACGTCAGCAACGCGGCCACGGGCGACTTCGGCACCTCGGCCCGCACCGGGCTGCCGGTGCTCGACTCCATCACCCAGGCCCTGCCCATCACGCTGGAGCTGGCCGCGCTGTCCCTGCTGATGGCCGTGGTCGTCGGCATCGGGGCCGGGGTCATGGCCGCCGTGCGGCGCGGCAAGCCGGAGGAGTGGCTGGCCAACGGCATCGCCCTGCTCGGCATGTCGATCCCCGCCTTCTGGCTGGGCATCGTGCTGGTGCTGGTGTTCGCCATCGCCATGCCGGTGTTCGCGGCCTCCGGCTTCGTACCGTTCAGCACCGATCCGCTGGAGAACCTGCGGCGACTGGTGCTGCCCGCCATCGTGCTCGGCTCCGGCCTGGCCGCGGTGGTGATGCGCCAGACCAGGGCCGCGATGATCGACGCGATGTCCTCGGACTACGTGCGCACCGCACGCGCCAAGGGGCTGTCCCCGGCCGCGGTGATCGGCCGGCACGGGCTGCGCAACTCGCTCGTCACCGTGATCACCGTGCTGGGCCTGCAGCTCGGCCATCTGATCTCCGGGGCCGTCGTCACCGAGCAGGTCTTCGTGCTGCCCGGCTTCGGCAAGCTCACCATCGACGCGGTCTTCACCCGTGACTACGCCATGGTGCAGGGCGTCGTGCTGTTCACCTCGGCCGCCTACATCCTGATCAATCTGCTGGTCGACTTCCTGTACTCGGTCGTCGACCCGCGCATCCGGCTCGGAGGTTCCCGATGA
- a CDS encoding ABC transporter substrate-binding protein, with amino-acid sequence MRRIPAALSVAALLAITTACSSLSPPGKETTAQPRLTDMRPVRDGGTVTIGLKSDPDRLDPSLTSTLVARTVFTSMCEQLYDVDQDNKFVPQLAATLPKVTDGGRTFTFTVRKGARFSDGARLDAAAVKASLDRHLHLRGSGRASEIDSVEKVTATGPYTVRLSLSHPDVPLLGRLANTAGLIMSPKAIKEYGADFATHPSCVGPFKYVKRVVGDRIELKKDPLYYDADKVHLDGVIYKTITDGSIRMANIRSGDVQIGDQMGPVEVRNSMGEKGLQLLNTPSLGYMALTLNVANSHGIDKDPSPVDSPFGRDVRVREAFDLSLDRALINKLVFQGMYEPACGPVPPGTPLSSPVTCPGRDVAKAERLLKAAGVKTPVPLELMINTTPEDSRLGQVVQAMAADAGFDVKLRPTEFATGLTRTLAGDFQARTGGWGGQPDPAGNIDSLVGTTGSNNQGKLSDPTIDRLIVQGRSTSDVAKRREIYRELTAAINKQHGVIYLYRNISYVSASQDVSGIKLSGDGLIRVKEAGYTKGSR; translated from the coding sequence ATGCGTCGAATTCCGGCCGCTCTGTCGGTGGCCGCACTGCTGGCGATCACCACCGCATGCAGCTCGCTCTCGCCGCCCGGCAAGGAGACCACCGCTCAGCCGCGCCTGACCGATATGCGTCCCGTGCGCGACGGCGGCACGGTCACGATCGGGCTGAAGTCCGATCCCGACAGGCTCGACCCGAGCCTGACCTCGACGCTGGTCGCCCGCACCGTGTTCACGTCCATGTGCGAACAGCTCTACGACGTCGACCAGGACAACAAGTTCGTCCCGCAGCTGGCCGCCACCCTGCCGAAGGTCACCGACGGCGGGCGCACCTTCACCTTCACCGTCCGCAAGGGCGCCAGATTCAGTGACGGTGCCCGGCTGGACGCCGCCGCGGTGAAGGCCTCGCTCGACCGCCACCTGCACCTGCGGGGCTCCGGCCGGGCCTCCGAGATCGACTCCGTCGAGAAGGTCACGGCGACCGGCCCGTACACCGTGCGGCTCTCGCTGAGCCACCCCGACGTACCGCTGCTGGGCCGGCTGGCCAACACCGCCGGGCTGATCATGTCCCCGAAGGCGATCAAGGAGTACGGGGCCGACTTCGCCACCCATCCGTCCTGCGTCGGCCCGTTCAAGTACGTCAAGCGGGTCGTCGGGGACCGGATCGAGCTGAAGAAGGACCCGCTCTACTACGACGCGGACAAGGTCCATCTCGACGGCGTCATCTACAAGACGATCACCGACGGCAGCATCCGGATGGCCAACATCCGCTCCGGTGACGTCCAGATCGGTGACCAGATGGGCCCGGTCGAGGTCCGCAACTCGATGGGCGAGAAGGGGCTCCAGCTCCTGAACACCCCGTCGCTCGGCTACATGGCGCTGACCCTGAACGTCGCCAACTCGCACGGCATCGACAAGGACCCCAGCCCCGTCGACAGCCCCTTCGGCCGCGATGTGCGGGTCCGGGAGGCCTTCGACCTGTCGCTGGACCGGGCGCTGATCAACAAGCTGGTCTTCCAGGGCATGTACGAACCGGCCTGCGGCCCGGTGCCGCCGGGGACGCCCCTCAGCTCCCCGGTCACCTGCCCCGGACGCGACGTGGCGAAGGCCGAGCGGCTGCTGAAGGCGGCCGGGGTGAAGACGCCGGTGCCGCTGGAGCTGATGATCAACACCACCCCGGAGGACAGCCGTCTGGGCCAGGTCGTGCAGGCCATGGCCGCCGACGCCGGCTTCGACGTCAAGCTCCGCCCGACCGAGTTCGCGACCGGGCTGACCCGGACCCTGGCGGGCGACTTCCAGGCGAGGACCGGCGGCTGGGGCGGTCAGCCCGACCCCGCGGGCAACATCGACAGCCTCGTCGGCACGACGGGCAGCAACAACCAGGGCAAGCTCTCCGACCCGACGATCGACCGGCTGATCGTCCAGGGGCGCAGCACCTCCGATGTGGCCAAGCGCCGCGAGATCTACCGCGAGCTCACCGCCGCGATCAACAAGCAGCACGGGGTCATCTACCTCTACCGCAACATCAGTTACGTCTCCGCCTCGCAGGACGTGAGCGGCATCAAGCTCTCCGGTGACGGCCTGATCAGGGTCAAGGAAGCCGGATACACGAAGGGGAGCCGGTGA
- a CDS encoding Tex family protein produces MTTSIEGRIAEELGVRERQVRAAVELLDGGSTVPFIARYRKEATEMLDDAQLRTLEERLRYLRELEDRRAAILESVREQGKLDSALEARIRAADTKARLEDIYLPFKPKRRTKAQIAREAGLEPLASGLLDDPSVDPLVAASAFVDADKGVADPAAALEGARAILAERFSEDADLTGELRERMWTRGRLVAKVRDGKEEDGAKFADYFDFTEPFTALPSHRVLAMLRGEKEDVLDLVLEPEEPSQTPGPSSYENMVARRFGVNDRGRPGDKWLADTVRWAWRTRILVHLGIDLRLRLRTAAEDEAVRVFASNLRDLLLAAPAGTRATLGLDPGFRTGVKVAVVDATGKVVATDVIHPHVPANKWDQSLAKLEQLAKAHDVDLIAIGNGTASRETDKLAGELCEKHPELKLTKVMVSEAGASVYSASAFASQELPDMDVSLRGAVSIARRLQDPLAELVKIDPKSIGVGQYQHDLSEVKLSRSLDAVVEDCVNGVGVDVNTASAPLLSRVSGIGSGLAENIVAHRDTNGPFHSRKGLKDVARLGPKAYEQCAGFLRIRGDDPLDASSVHPEAYPVVRAMVKRTGGDVASLVGNTDVLRSLRADDFVDEKFGLPTVTDILKELEKPGRDPRPAFKTATFKEGVEKIGDLASGMVLEGVVTNVAAFGAFVDVGVHQDGLVHVSAMSRTFVKDPRDVVKPGDVVKVKVMEVDIPRKRISLTLRLDDEAGAGSGSGARAGSGSDRSGRPGGPGAPAGSGGERGGRPPRQRQGQGGQSGQSGQGQGGQGRDRRGGGGGNGGGRPAPAASPANGAMADALRRAGLLDPKQGGKKR; encoded by the coding sequence GTGACGACGTCCATCGAAGGCAGGATCGCCGAGGAGCTCGGCGTACGGGAGCGACAGGTGAGGGCGGCCGTCGAGCTGCTCGACGGCGGATCGACCGTGCCGTTCATCGCGCGCTACCGCAAGGAAGCGACCGAGATGCTCGACGACGCGCAGCTGCGCACGCTCGAGGAGCGGTTGCGGTATCTGCGGGAGCTGGAGGACCGCCGTGCCGCGATCCTCGAATCCGTACGGGAGCAGGGCAAGCTGGACAGCGCGCTGGAGGCGCGCATCCGGGCCGCCGACACGAAGGCGCGCCTTGAGGACATCTATCTGCCGTTCAAGCCGAAGCGGCGCACGAAGGCGCAGATCGCCCGGGAGGCCGGGCTCGAACCGCTCGCCTCGGGTCTGCTCGACGATCCGTCGGTGGACCCGCTCGTCGCGGCCTCGGCGTTCGTCGACGCGGACAAGGGCGTCGCGGACCCGGCGGCGGCCCTGGAGGGGGCGCGGGCCATCCTCGCCGAACGGTTCTCGGAGGACGCCGACCTGACCGGCGAGCTGCGTGAGCGCATGTGGACGCGGGGCCGGCTGGTGGCGAAGGTGCGGGACGGCAAGGAGGAGGACGGCGCCAAGTTCGCGGATTACTTCGACTTCACCGAGCCGTTCACCGCGCTGCCCTCGCACCGGGTGCTGGCGATGCTCCGGGGCGAGAAGGAGGACGTCCTCGACCTCGTCCTGGAGCCGGAGGAGCCGTCTCAGACGCCCGGCCCCTCGTCGTACGAGAACATGGTCGCCCGGCGCTTCGGGGTGAACGACCGCGGCCGCCCCGGGGACAAGTGGCTGGCCGACACGGTGCGCTGGGCCTGGCGCACCCGGATCCTGGTCCACCTCGGCATCGACCTGCGCCTCAGGCTGCGCACGGCGGCGGAGGACGAGGCCGTACGCGTCTTCGCGTCGAACCTGCGCGATCTGCTGCTCGCCGCACCGGCCGGGACCCGGGCCACGCTGGGGCTCGACCCGGGGTTCCGTACCGGGGTGAAGGTCGCCGTCGTCGACGCGACCGGCAAGGTCGTCGCGACCGATGTGATCCACCCGCACGTGCCGGCCAACAAGTGGGACCAGTCGCTGGCGAAGCTGGAGCAGCTGGCGAAGGCGCACGACGTCGATCTGATCGCGATCGGCAACGGCACGGCATCGCGCGAGACGGACAAGCTCGCCGGTGAACTGTGCGAGAAGCACCCGGAGTTGAAGCTCACCAAGGTGATGGTCTCTGAGGCCGGCGCCTCCGTGTACTCGGCGTCCGCCTTCGCCTCGCAGGAACTCCCGGACATGGACGTCTCGTTGCGTGGCGCCGTCTCGATCGCGCGCCGCCTCCAGGACCCCCTGGCGGAGCTGGTGAAGATCGACCCGAAGTCGATCGGGGTCGGGCAGTACCAGCACGACCTGTCGGAGGTGAAGCTGTCGCGCTCGCTGGACGCGGTCGTCGAGGACTGCGTGAACGGGGTCGGAGTCGACGTCAACACCGCGTCGGCGCCGCTGCTTTCGCGGGTCTCCGGCATCGGTTCCGGGCTCGCGGAGAACATCGTCGCGCACCGCGACACCAACGGCCCGTTCCACTCCCGCAAGGGGCTCAAGGACGTGGCCAGGCTCGGCCCGAAGGCGTACGAGCAGTGCGCGGGCTTCCTGCGGATCCGGGGTGACGACCCGCTGGACGCGTCCAGCGTGCACCCGGAGGCGTACCCGGTGGTCCGGGCGATGGTGAAGCGCACGGGCGGTGACGTCGCGTCCCTGGTCGGCAACACGGATGTGCTGCGGTCGCTGCGGGCCGATGACTTCGTGGACGAGAAGTTCGGGCTGCCGACCGTCACCGACATCCTGAAGGAGCTGGAGAAGCCGGGGCGCGACCCGCGTCCGGCGTTCAAGACGGCCACCTTCAAGGAGGGCGTCGAGAAGATCGGCGACCTGGCGTCCGGGATGGTACTGGAGGGGGTCGTGACGAACGTCGCGGCGTTCGGCGCGTTCGTGGACGTCGGGGTGCACCAGGACGGCCTGGTGCACGTGTCCGCGATGTCGAGGACGTTCGTCAAGGACCCGCGCGACGTCGTGAAGCCGGGTGACGTCGTCAAGGTCAAGGTCATGGAGGTCGACATCCCGCGCAAGCGGATCTCGTTGACGCTGCGGCTGGACGACGAGGCCGGTGCGGGTTCGGGTTCTGGCGCGCGGGCCGGTTCCGGTTCCGACCGTTCCGGCCGTCCGGGCGGTCCGGGCGCCCCGGCCGGCTCGGGCGGCGAGCGGGGCGGACGCCCGCCGCGCCAGCGGCAGGGCCAGGGCGGTCAGAGCGGTCAGAGCGGCCAGGGCCAGGGCGGCCAGGGGCGCGACCGGCGCGGGGGCGGCGGCGGCAATGGCGGCGGCCGGCCGGCTCCGGCCGCGTCCCCGGCCAACGGGGCGATGGCCGACGCGCTTCGGCGGGCCGGGCTGCTGGATCCGAAGCAGGGCGGCAAGAAGCGGTAG
- a CDS encoding GlxA family transcriptional regulator: MKQRSVLVVLFDGVQSLDVSGPMEVFAGAARFPEVSYELRTASLDGAPVRSSSGLTLVPDSGLADAAPAHTLLVPGGQGTRAPEPALVDWLREHAPYAERLVSVCTGALLLAEAGQLDGHRVTTHWTVCDHLARAHPAVEVDPEPIFVRDGRLATSAGVTAGIDLALALVEEDHGRDVALTVARHLVVFLRRPGNQAQFSAQLTAQTARREPLREVQHWITEHPGEDLSVEALAARARLSPRHFARAFQAETGMTPGRYVDRVRLEAARRLLEDSSDGVAGISRSCGYGTPEAMRRAFVKALGTAPAEYRRRFAPRPPAGPTRSVTIGL, encoded by the coding sequence ATGAAGCAGCGATCCGTGCTCGTCGTACTTTTCGACGGCGTCCAGAGCCTCGATGTCAGCGGCCCGATGGAGGTCTTCGCCGGAGCCGCCCGGTTCCCGGAGGTCTCGTACGAACTGCGCACCGCCTCGCTGGACGGCGCCCCGGTCCGCTCGTCGAGCGGCCTCACGCTCGTCCCCGACAGCGGACTCGCGGACGCCGCACCCGCGCACACCCTGCTCGTCCCCGGCGGCCAGGGCACCCGCGCCCCGGAGCCCGCCCTCGTCGACTGGCTGCGCGAGCACGCCCCGTACGCGGAACGGCTCGTCTCCGTCTGCACCGGCGCCTTGCTGCTCGCCGAGGCCGGACAGCTGGACGGGCACCGGGTGACCACGCACTGGACGGTCTGCGACCACCTCGCCCGCGCGCATCCGGCCGTCGAGGTCGACCCGGAACCGATCTTCGTGCGGGACGGCAGGCTGGCCACCTCTGCCGGGGTCACCGCGGGCATCGACCTCGCCCTCGCACTCGTCGAGGAGGACCACGGCCGGGACGTGGCGCTCACCGTCGCCCGGCATCTGGTGGTCTTCCTGCGCAGGCCGGGGAACCAGGCCCAGTTCAGCGCCCAGCTCACCGCCCAGACGGCCCGGCGTGAACCGCTGCGCGAGGTCCAGCACTGGATCACCGAACACCCCGGCGAGGACCTGTCCGTCGAGGCCCTCGCCGCCCGCGCCCGGCTCTCGCCGCGTCATTTCGCCCGCGCGTTCCAGGCCGAGACCGGCATGACACCCGGCCGGTACGTCGACCGCGTCCGCCTCGAAGCGGCCCGCAGGCTGCTGGAGGACAGCTCGGACGGTGTCGCCGGCATCTCGCGGAGCTGCGGATACGGCACGCCGGAGGCGATGCGCCGCGCGTTCGTCAAGGCGCTGGGCACCGCACCCGCCGAATACCGCAGGCGGTTCGCTCCCCGGCCGCCGGCCGGACCCACCCGATCCGTCACCATCGGTCTCTGA